The Desulfovibrio piger DNA segment GGGGAAAAGACGCCCCGCATGGAGGATGCGTGTTTTTCCGCCTTTTGTGGACCGAGCGCTATCTTTTGCTCCGGTAAGCACGCGAATGGCTCCGGTCTCAGGATCGCAGCTTTCGCAGCGCAAGTTGAGAAGCTCCCCGGCGCGCAATCCCGTATCCAGGGAGAGCAAAATCATGTCGTGGATCTCCACGGACTCCCCACGCCGCCCCCTGTAACTAAGCAGCTCCGTGATCTCTGCATCGCTCAGGACGCGGAGTCGGCGGCTGTCCATTTTGGGGAGCATGATAGCGCGATTGCGGCGGCTCAAAATCGCCGGATTCGCGCCGCTGAACAGCATGATGCCTGGAGCGCCTGGGGCTGGCGTCTCCAATGCGTAATTGTAGACCTCCCGAACGGTTTTGAGGATGTGCAAAACCGTCTGGGGAGAAAGCCCGGCTGCGGGATTGTTTTTATTCCGTCCAGAAAGAGGCCGCTTGGCAGCGACAACTCGGCCAAGATCAGCCACGTCCTGCGGCGTGATCTCTCGTGCGAGACGATCTCCAAGGATGGGCAGGATATGAGTTGCCAGCAACTGGACGACCTTGGTATGACTGGCACGATGCGCTTGAGTCCACATGGTGTAATGCTCTGCCAGCTCTCGGAAGGTCAAATCGGCTATCTGTGCTCTACGGGCAAGCTGGGTCTCGCGCTGCTTCTGCTCCTCAGCCATGGACCGCATCTCGCGCAGGCTCTGCGGACGCTTTCCTGTGCGGATATTTTCCTTCAGCTCGCGCAGCAAGGCGACGGCTTTGGCGACCGTCCAGCCTTCGCTGGTCCAGCCCAGCGACTCATGGACACGCTTGCCCTCTCCAACCCTGTAACGGATCGAGAGGCAACGGTCAGGTCCACGGCCATGCTTCCGCGTGGGATGCTCGCGATACAGCACTCCCTCTTTCCCCGGCAACGTATGCCATCGCTGTTTGTCACCCATTTGTCACCCACCTTTTTAGATTCCATGGGCAGTTATGGGTATCTGCTATCACCCGCAAGACTTGAAAATCAAGGGGATAAGTGCTTAAAGGCACTCATGGGCACTACCGTCAGTATTCTTCTAAGCTCTTGGCCGGGGGTTCGAATCCTCCCGGGCGCGCCACCAGAAAAGTAAGACGGTCACGGGACTTCCTGTGACCGTCTTTTTCTTTTTCGTCCTCTGCTCATCCCGTCGACAGGCGTAAGCACCTTTTCCTGTGCCCAGCTTTTGAGAGCGCTCCATACCTCCCCCAATTGGAGATGATTCATACATACGGAAAAAGTCGCATAGGCTGCCATATTTTTCCATGTTATGGAACATCGATTTGCCATATCGCAATATCTGCAATGAACACACAACTATAGAAGTCATTTCATAATTCTGGAGAAAATTTAAGGTTTCGGTTAGTCTCAAAAAATGAGCAAAGCCGAAATGCTAACTGATGATCAATGGTCTGTCCTGGAACCTCTTTTTCAGAAAGAGCGCACAGGCGCAGGACGTCCACAAATTCATTCTGACAGAGAAGTTTTAAATGGCGTCCTCTGGGTCTTGCGTACAGGCGCGGCATGGGCGGACTTACCGGACAGGTTTCCATCTTCCGCAACTTGCTATCGGAGATTCAGCAAATGGGTAAAAGATGGAAGGCTTCGAAAAATTCTGGAGTCTCTGGCCCGGCATCTTGAAGATAATGGCCTGATAAATCTGGAAGAATGCTTCATTGACGGCACATTCGTTGTCGCAAAAAAAGGGGCCCAAAAGTGGGAAAGACCAAGCGGGGCAAAGGTACGAAGCTCATGGTTATTGCTGACGCTTCTGGTTTACCTATCGCCGTGTACACGGATTCTGCTAACCCTCATGAAGTCAGACTTGTCCAGGCTACAATCAATGAAATTGTCACGTTGGGACGACCCCGAAGAATTATTGGGGATCGTGCCTATGACAGCGATCCGCTTGATGAAGCCCTTGCTTCTCAGGGAATTGAACTCATCGCGCCGCACCGCAAGAATCGTAAAAAGCCGGCGACGCAAGACGGACGGCTCTTGCGCCGTTACAAAAGAAGATGGAAAATTGAACGCCTTTTTGCGTGGCTTAACAAATTTAAAAAGGCAATAACTCGTTGGGAAAGGTGCGTTGAACGTTTTACGGCTCTTGTCCACCTTGCTTTTTCTATGATTTTGTTGAGAAGAGTTATAAAAATTGCCCATTAATTATGAAATGAGTTCTAATCATAGCACTATATTATCCATCATGCCCCATCAACTTGCTTGATTTCCAGAAAGCAATTATATAATTTATGAACAAGGATAATTATTTTTATATCCAACTTAAATAACAGTGCAAATTACATCAATATATACCAGTATGCCTAATTTCGAATGTACCCGTTGCGGTGCCTGTTGCAGCCATCTCAGA contains these protein-coding regions:
- a CDS encoding tyrosine-type recombinase/integrase; the encoded protein is MGDKQRWHTLPGKEGVLYREHPTRKHGRGPDRCLSIRYRVGEGKRVHESLGWTSEGWTVAKAVALLRELKENIRTGKRPQSLREMRSMAEEQKQRETQLARRAQIADLTFRELAEHYTMWTQAHRASHTKVVQLLATHILPILGDRLAREITPQDVADLGRVVAAKRPLSGRNKNNPAAGLSPQTVLHILKTVREVYNYALETPAPGAPGIMLFSGANPAILSRRNRAIMLPKMDSRRLRVLSDAEITELLSYRGRRGESVEIHDMILLSLDTGLRAGELLNLRCESCDPETGAIRVLTGAKDSARSTKGGKTRILHAGRLFPEALSMLRERLQRIPSGYLFPGPDGHVRSPFSLPRAMHRIMDKLGFNDGVTDPRNRVVWHTLRHTFATRMLEAGLDIYALKTLMGHASVTTTEIYLHICDMDKRRAALAKAELARQKLVTGTGEQ
- a CDS encoding IS5 family transposase (programmed frameshift), producing MSKAEMLTDDQWSVLEPLFQKERTGAGRPQIHSDREVLNGVLWVLRTGAAWADLPDRFPSSATCYRRFSKWVKDGRLRKILESLARHLEDNGLINLEECFIDGTFVVAKKGAQKLGKTKRGKGTKLMVIADASGLPIAVYTDSANPHEVRLVQATINEIVTLGRPRRIIGDRAYDSDPLDEALASQGIELIAPHRKNRKKPATQDGRLLRRYKRRWKIERLFAWLNKFKKAITRWERCVERFTALVHLAFSMILLRRVIKIAH